From a single Lolium rigidum isolate FL_2022 chromosome 7, APGP_CSIRO_Lrig_0.1, whole genome shotgun sequence genomic region:
- the LOC124678890 gene encoding RNA-binding protein cabeza-like yields the protein LGRGGSGGGGSGKGSWSGSGIGGDSSSAIGGGGASADAWTRLASSGLEDDFLGPVGAGAGGGPGGMPYGHFLDACFLCRKPIACNRDIFMYRGDIPFCSEECRREQMEADEEVERKQKSTAKKLSARPASLGEVESPPRPPKTRAGSILAG from the exons ctgggccgcggcggcagcggaggaggCGGCAGCGGCAAGGGGAGCTGGAGCGGGAGCGGGATCGGCGGGGACAGCTCGTccgccatcggcggcggcggcgcctcggcgGACGCCTGGACGCGCCTCGCCAGCTCCGGCCTGGAGGACGACTTCCTCGGCCCCgtgggcgccggcgccggcggagggCCCGGCGGGATGCCGTACGGCCACTTCCTCGACGCCTGCTTCCTCTGCCGCAAGCCCATCGCCTGCAACCGCGACATCTTCATGTACAG AGGTGACATCCCGTTCTGCAGCGAGGAGTGCAGGAGGGAGCAGATGGAGGCGGACGAGGAGGTGGAGAGGAAGCAGAAGAGCACCGCCAAGAAGCTGTCAGCCAGGCCGGCATCGCTCGGGGAGGTGGAGTCGCCACCAAGGCCTCCCAAGACCCGGGCCGGGTCAATCCTCGCCGGCTGA